A segment of the Anomalospiza imberbis isolate Cuckoo-Finch-1a 21T00152 chromosome 16, ASM3175350v1, whole genome shotgun sequence genome:
GCATTCAGTCATTGTGTACTCCTGGAAACTGAGGAAAATCAATATACATCTTACACTGGCACTGTAAAAGGGATTTTAAGAATAACCAAGAAGCAGCCGTGTAGTGGTAAGAGTATGTGCATGATGGAATGTTCCATAGAATTTGGTATAGGGATACAGTAACACTGAATAGTGTTAAGTCAATGGCAAGTAGGTGGACAGAAAAGGGGAGGGAGATACTTCTCAGATACTGGAGTTCTGAACATACTCTTTAGTACATAGCAGCAGTCATTTCGATACAGAAGCATCACAGTTCAGAACAGTAGAAACATTTTGAatgtggaaaaatatttgtaagCCTTAACAACCTTTGTTAAAATAGTATGAGTACACCAGGCCAATGCTTTATGTTCATTATAAAGGGAAAAGTGGGTTTGGCATATGTCGTGGTCTaagctttttttctccctttagaTGTTGTGTTATTCCAAAGGGATTTCCTTGCCTCATCATATCAGGGGTATGCTTAGGTCTTCTTTAGATATTATTTAAATTGCCTGGTTTGCTTCTCAATTGTAGCTTTGTATgttatttaaacttttttcatttttgcaaatgttattatatttttaagcaTTAAGAAAGTATCTAACTATATTAGTTTAATAAAGTGCTGTTTGTTTAACCAGATTGTCTTGTTAGTCTGTTTTATTCTACAGTAAAAACAAATTTTTCACATATTGTTTTAAGAAGGCTACAATTGGAGCTGAGATTTTCTCcttgaaaaaagtattttatatgGCCAACATTGCTAAGCCACAAACTGCAGATTCCTTTATAGGCATGAGAAGGAGGAATAAACACAGATGTCTAAGTTAGTTTTATTTAGTTTTGCATAAACCAAACTGCTACTTGGCTACACCATGGTCACAGAGCCTACCTGAGCTGTTATGTGCTTCACACAGTAGTGGTGGTAATAGTTTCAGCCCCTAGGCTAAGCTGGCCCCACACTTCAGCTATAGAGTGAAATAATCCCCAGAAGATTTCCAGGAGCCCTTTCTTTTAATGGCACATTAATTCAGCAGACAGTACAAAGCCACATACCCAGACTGCCCTCAGGCAAGGCTGCCTGCAAGAGCTTTTCAGGAGGCACCTCCAAAGACAGAGCAATAAAGCCCTTACACCTGCCTGAAGTTACAACACTCCAAATCTTTGTAGCACAGCTCATACATGACTACACAGCTAAAtcctttcccctcattttcCTTTATGCCCTCATCTTCTGAGGGGAAGAGGCATTACTTAATAAAATCAGCAGACACTAAACTAAGTTAATCCAGTCCCACTCAGTCTCACCCAACATGAACTATTTCCCTCTGCAttttaagtttatttttcattatataaTTCTTCCTGTCACCAGCACTTAGCAGGAGCTGAAACTGTGATTTCTCAGTTACCTACAGGTAAACATGGAAcagttctgctcctgctgccctgaccTTTGCATGCTTATCAGCTTCTCATTTCAAGGCTTCTCACTGTGTCCTTTCACCAAGGGCTGCTTTTTCTGCAGTGCCATCACCAGAGTAAAGTTTTCAGTTGAGAGATGCTGAAGAAAAAACTAGGTCAGCATAGAGTAGGTGTTTTACTGGAGACAGTAATGCATCCTTAAAAGGAGGGCAGAGgttgttttcttctttgaattATTAAAGACTGCAGTAGACCTAAGGAGTCCTTAGCAAGACAGGCTGGGGCAATCCTGCCAAATCCCCTTTTTCTCAGTTGCTCTCAGCTTTCTGCAGAACACCACCAACCCCCCAAGAAGCTGGCAGGAGACTCCCACCCCATGGCCCCATTCCCAACCAGCTCAGCCTACTCAGCTCTCACAGATCTGGTTCACTTTAGGCATAAACATGCCTTAATAGGCAGCCACTCTTGTGGCCCCCAAACATCCTGTGTCTAAGGAGATCTGGAGCAACCAACTGTGGTATGGCTCCTGAAGCAGCTGCTTGAGCTCAGGCCAGAGTCAATGCTGCCTCCACCTGCAGCAGGTTCCCTAATTCCTCTGCCTTCCTGCAGCACCATCATCCCCACCTCACCCTGCCCTGTGGCAGAAGAGAGAGACCTCTTCCTGAATGCAGGAAAgggatattttttatttgtaagaCAAGCTTAAACTTTCCAGATAACACATTTTAACAGGGAacagagaggcagcagcacacacagaggaGGAGGGCTACAGGAAGGAATTGATGTGGCTGGACTCTAGGGTAAATTATGTACAAAATAAGGAACACaatcctgtgttttccttgattTCAATTAAGAGTCTTCATTCAAAGCACCTCTGCAACATCCCTAAAAAGCATTAAATGAGCCACCCTGAGAGAGCTATAGTTACCCCTCCCAGAAACCAGGGACAGATATCCTCTCACATGCCACATTGAAGTCTTACCCCAGAAAAACAATATCAGCCAGGGGCAGAAGCCAGGCAAGAATAATCTTCTCTTTGACCTAGATGGCTGTCACCATGTGCAAGCTCTTTTTGTCTCACCTCCTCAGGCAGTAAAAATAGTACAAAATACAGAACTCAAAGAGCAAAAGTAAAGCTCTCACTGCTTCCCATACTGAAGGTACCCgagtttttaaaatacttccaCTAGTGCAAGTCTGCAGATTCACGTATGCAAGGTATGTGAGAAATATTTTAGCTAATTGGGATGTTAACTAGCATGTTTACATGTCACTAATATTATTTAGTAAATGCCAACCATCCTAAAGCAAAGGTTCAAAGTCCATTAATGAGAAACAAGGAAACTTCTCTACCTGAACATACAAAGATATTTTCCCCACAGTTCAGAACAAGGATAGAGAGAGCAAATATGAAGATTAGCCTTATTTAGGGCAGAAGAGGTAAGCAGCCCATACAGTTAAGTACATAAACCCTCTTCATCAAGGACCACTTACCTGGCTTTTGCAGAAATACTTCATATTCCAGCCAAGTGCTAAGTCAACAAGACTTAAGTATAGCAGGTTGTTTGCTGGACAGTAGCTTAAGTAATCCTTTCAACCCTAACATCTATCAGGCCAATGACAATAACTGACTTGTAATTAAGTGGTTCCAATGTGAGATTCATAGTCTCATTGTGTTTATATTATCATTTTGATTAAATACTAGCATAAGATCTAATGATCATGTTAATCATGGTCTCTACTCCATACTCTTTGCATGAAATACACATTAATACTTAGAAAATGCAGCCTGAAGCCTATTGCATTAATAATAGCTCACTAATAATGCCTAAGTGAAGTAGGGGCTGTAGCAGACAGGCCCACAGCCTGTGCTGTTTATGCACAGCATGTTTGACAAGTGTCAGGGTCTGGCCACTGATTTAATCTGAAACCCTGCACACTCAGAGACCACAGAGCTGGACTTGTGATGGTCACTCTCCCTGCTCACACTAAGTTGCCAGACAACATTTAACCTAAGGCTGTTACACTCCTACTGCAACAAAGCACTTTCATTCTGTCACGTGCAATTTTATTTCATGCCTCATTTCCTTGGCTATGCAAGGCAACATgcacaaaatacaaaataagaaCTGCATGAAAAACTGCCTCACCTCAGGTGGGCAAGCATTACAGACAGCACTGCCTGTAGCTGTATTGCAGACAAGACAGCTTTAGCTGTACTCACACTTTCCCTCCCCCAAATTTGAGACCCCAAATTACATACTCCTGGTGCCCCTATTGAGTGGCCAATGGAACTTTCAGTCATCAGAAGAccagctctggcagcaggaagTCTGTTCCACTTCAGTTTTTTTTCTAGTGTCCTTCTAGGCTGCTCTACACAGAAAAGGGAGGCTTTACTGTTTGTCTCCTTTAAAGACCTTTTGAAATTATGATTCCCATAAGGACAAagggctttttggtttttttttggtgaagcTTTAACACAAGTGCAGTGCAGGGCTCATGTTTAGAAGTGCAGCTGGAGGAGCTACTCATACCACAGATACTGGCACaatatagatttttaaaaatccaattaTAGTGGAATCACAATTGTGAACAATAAGCAATTCAAGAAAGGAAATTGGCTGCAAAGTCCAACAGGAATTTAACATAGCAGTGGGtctatttcaaaacaaatatgTTCAGGAAATTAAGTATTATAGTCATTGTTAAAGGCAAATCTACAATAAGAAGGCATTCAGAGGATGAGCAGTGTTGATTTGCATAAGTACATGCAGGAGAAGGAATACATGACAGACATAATTCACCAAGTGACTACTTCAagtttattttgaaatacacACTAATGTACCACATTTACCATGTATGCTCTTCTTTTTAGGCAtttaagaaaagctgaaaatagTAGCATTGTGGCCAGAGAGAGAGCACCAACAGCAGTCATTGCAATGCCAGCCCATGCTTCCTTGCTCAGGAGAGTGCTCCCTGCAAAGCAAGGGGAAAGGCAGTTTGTTTGTGGAGACAGATCCTCACTAAGCCCAGACAACACCCCCCAGCACCACACTGGCTCAGTACCTCGGGCTGCAGACCACTCCTCTGGCATGAGGAGAACAGGGCCCCCCAAGCTCACCACAGCAGAGTTCACAGCTGCCATCCCACTTTCTACAACAGAAACAGCACGGTTGAGCCCTACAGTGCAGTGGGTTATCTTGGATCAGTGCCACCTAAAATCCACTCAGACATTACCTCGCTTGCTTCTAGATGGCCTTGGACATCTTGGTATGCACAAAGGGGAGTCTGGGTGAAAACGGTGGCAGATCAGAACACTGCAGTGGAAGTACACCTGGGACAGAATGAGAGTAATGAGACTTCCATTCATTTTGAAACAGCAACTGCTCCTACTACTGATCCAAGTCCAATGTCACCTACCAGGCCAGGAAGGGCTTTGTCaccagaaacaaaagcaaaagtcTTCACTTCCAGCCTTTGGCGATAGTTAGCATAGCTGACACCACGTCCCACAGGGTGAAACACGGTCCTGTAGCTGTCTAGGTCATACTCACAGCTGCcaataaataaaaaccaagTTAGAACATCAGGGTAGAGAAGGTTTGGGTTGTTGGTCTTGACTCTTTTAAGCAGCAGATCAAGTTCGAGGCTGAGGTGCTACCTTCTTACTACAAAATTGCAGCCTCCCAGGGCAGTATATAGAAGGCACTCATACTTAAGGCTCTCTTACTATAGAGGGAGCAGGGGAGAAGTTAGGGACTCCTCACAGTCACTGCAAAAGGCACTTTCATTTGTTGGCAGGGCACTCACCCATCTACAACAATATTCCACTGGGGCAGCGATCTTGGCTCTTGGGAGGCTGTTGCCCAGCAGTCATCCAGTACCAGGTGGAGGTTGGGGTCATTGCGGTTCAGGACCTGAACTTCCAGGAAGATGGGCTGGCGCAGGTACCTCACTATGGGATACTGATCCTCACGGTAGGGCTGCCTGTATGAGTCCTCTGCAAGAGCCAAAGTCACTTATGTTAAATAACTCAAGGTGCAAAGAGGGTCTCAAGCTCTTCAACAGCAGCTGGGTGAACAACTACTGTCTGTCCAAGAGCCACAGATTTGGGGTACCTGCTTCAAGCTCAAGCAGCATGGATGAGCAGGAAGGAAGCACACCAGGACAAAAGAAGCCCATATACCAGAACAGCTCACTCATCCACCCTCCCCTCCACAAGCTCCAGATACTTCCCAGCCAAGTGAGCAAGCCTTACCTGGGTAGCTTAGAAGAACTAAGGAGAGGGAACCTTGATTCACCAAAGAAGGTGGAGGAGAAAGGTTGTCTACTTTTACAGTGAGGGAGGCATCACCATTGCTGAAGGAGCATATGACTGTTAACCTGTAACAGGGAAGGAGCAGGTAAGTCACATATTGTTGTGTGGGTAATGTAGTACTGGATGGCCTAAAGAAGTTTCCAGACACACCTGAGTTCACTGTCCCTTGAGATCCTGCCCAGGGGAAGGTCTGTCCATAATGCCCTCACCTCATTCTCATAATGAATCTGCTCCCCATCAAACTGCAGGTAGATAACAGCATTAGTGAGGGCATTGCCAGTACCTGAATCCCACCCCACCAACCCTGGCCACACACTCACCCAGTGCCTGGTCCCACACCCATTCAGTGGCACATGAAACCGAACCCTGTCATTCAAAGGTGACTTGTAGGCTGGCCGGCACACAGGATCCCTGAGCCTGAGTGTATCCAAGTCCAGCAGTGGTGTGGTACTCTCAGCTAGGATTTCAAAATCCATGTAGCCATCGTGGGTGCATACAGCAGCTGTAACAGAGGTTCACATAAGTTGTCACGTGAGCCAATGACAGCTCTGTCTGCCAGGAGCTGTTGTGTTGGATTAGTTCATCTCACCAAAGTGTAACAATGAGCCATGCTGAGGGAGCAtagctgaggagctgcaggagtcACTCACCTATTGGTGTGTGCTTCTCACAGGGGCACTCAGGGTGCGTCACCATTGCCACAGTCTCCCCATGGAAGTGAAAAGCCAGTTTCAAAGAGGACATGTAGTACTGAAGTCCTGAGCAGCTCTCCCCACGCAGCTGAAGAACAAGAGTTATTCTCTCAGAGTGTGACAAGAGCTCTTTTTAACACATGCACCTGTTAGAGCTGATTAGCAAGTAAGCCAAGCCTGAAAAGCACAGTGGCCACAGGAGAAGCTCATTTGCATTGCTCCAGGCATGCCAAATACCTACCCCCTCCAAGAGGAATATTTTCACCTACATCTGTTTTTGCCAAAAGACTCCAGGAAACAAGTTACCTTGCATGATGCCTATCTATTGCAAAGTCAGTTTGCATTCATCTCAATCACACCTGCCCTCAGCCAGCCAGTAAAGGCTTCACCAGTAAAGGCTGTGACTGACTTGACAGATGCTTAGTCAAGGTCAAAGCTCCTGTGCCTCTGGGTCTTAAAACACCAAGGAGGTGTGATCACACCAACACCTGTGACTCAAGGATCAAACTCACCCTGGACTTCAGGACTCCCCTGCTAATATACAGCCTGACCCCTCTCTGTGTGTCCAGAGTGATTCCATTTTCCTGAAGCTGATCCATGGGGATGGTCTTATTCTCTACATCCACATCCATAAGGATCCCTGGAAAGGCTGGGATGGCAACAGTCATGTGTGTTGCATTACAGATTGCTGGACCTGCAACAACATCTTGGATAAATATCAGCTTCCCTGAAGCAAAAGCAGGACAGGTTCTGGCTTTTTCCTTGCATTACCTGGAGCACAAAGCATTCTTGACTCCACAGTCAGTCTACGCTCAGGAGGGCCATACATGAGCTTGAGTGCCACAGTGTAGAGCACCTTATCATCGTGCTGACAAAGAAGATGGAGCTCTATTAGACAGTGCTCAGCTCTGATCATCACAAGACCGATCCCAGAGGCCACGTACTGCATCAGGTTCAGGTTTGCAACAGCAGTTTCTGCCCACTTCACCCTTTCTAAAAACAGTTGCTGATCATGAGACTGCCAGTCAGATGTACCCAGGGCTGGCTGTAGCTAGAATTCTGCTTCTGAAGATTCCCACTCACTGTGCTGCTGTCTGAGGTGCACACTGTGCCTTCCCATGTCCTTGTGCCAGGCAGTTCAGTGACATCTGTGCAAAGCCAAACAGCTTTACACAcaccagctcagcccagcagtGCATCACCCTGACATCAGCTCTGGCCCTGGCCTGAAAATGCTTCCCCCAGGTCTACAGGAGGGAGACAATGCTGCCCAAACAGGGGCTGGGTAACTCCTCAGTGCTGATTCTCCATTCACATACCTTGTAGGACACAACTCCAGTGGCAGCAAAGGCCACCTGAAAGATCAGATTGTGGCCATCAACTAGGAAGTTATAGCCTTGCTGTGTTGCTTGTCCAAGGCTTAGCTGATGTATTCTGGTTCCATCATCAACTGACAGATTCCAGGACATTGGAGTGGCTGGAACCTGCAAAGCAGGAAATCCCTGTTTAGGGAAGGAAGGCACAGAAGCACCAAAGCATTAGATTTTCACTCTGCAGGGCTGCCACCTCCCAGGCTTTACATTCAAGCTCCCTAGGCTGACAGGGCAGAACTAGGCTTCCCAACAAGATGCAAGTCCATCAGAGAGGTCCCTGCCCAAACTAGGGGATATCAGGCTCAGCTTTTGCCAAAAGCCCAGGCACTCCCCCACAGCTTCCTTCACCAG
Coding sequences within it:
- the ZP2 gene encoding zona pellucida sperm-binding protein 2 isoform X1, encoding MEFEQQCWSTSRMWLLLLFGFLLYLAPCADGLGVQDFLENVTCHRHGMEVEFSRELSNYSWHVWIVDVSGGEIVSCDHTVDYERLILSVLFVNCTSLQHGQHQLWLRLMVNDTMGEEANITYSTHCDSIPVDEVTTPVFAGATNCTKDFMAVIFPGLISSLSDEHKGFPALQVPATPMSWNLSVDDGTRIHQLSLGQATQQGYNFLVDGHNLIFQVAFAATGVVSYKHDDKVLYTVALKLMYGPPERRLTVESRMLCAPGPAICNATHMTVAIPAFPGILMDVDVENKTIPMDQLQENGITLDTQRGVRLYISRGVLKSRLRGESCSGLQYYMSSLKLAFHFHGETVAMVTHPECPCEKHTPIAAVCTHDGYMDFEILAESTTPLLDLDTLRLRDPVCRPAYKSPLNDRVRFHVPLNGCGTRHWFDGEQIHYENEVRALWTDLPLGRISRDSELRLTVICSFSNGDASLTVKVDNLSPPPSLVNQGSLSLVLLSYPEDSYRQPYREDQYPIVRYLRQPIFLEVQVLNRNDPNLHLVLDDCWATASQEPRSLPQWNIVVDGCEYDLDSYRTVFHPVGRGVSYANYRQRLEVKTFAFVSGDKALPGLVYFHCSVLICHRFHPDSPLCIPRCPRPSRSKRESGMAAVNSAVVSLGGPVLLMPEEWSAARGSTLLSKEAWAGIAMTAVGALSLATMLLFSAFLKCLKRRAYMVNVVH
- the ZP2 gene encoding zona pellucida sperm-binding protein 2 isoform X2, producing MEFEQQCWSTSRMWLLLLFGFLLYLAPCADGLGVQDFLENVTCHRHGMEVEFSRELSNYSWHVWIVDVSGGEIVSCDHTVDYERLILSVLFVNCTSLQHGQHQLWLRLMVNDTMGEEANITYSTHCDSIPVDEVTTPVFAGATNCTKDFMAVIFPGLISSLSDEHKVPATPMSWNLSVDDGTRIHQLSLGQATQQGYNFLVDGHNLIFQVAFAATGVVSYKHDDKVLYTVALKLMYGPPERRLTVESRMLCAPGPAICNATHMTVAIPAFPGILMDVDVENKTIPMDQLQENGITLDTQRGVRLYISRGVLKSRLRGESCSGLQYYMSSLKLAFHFHGETVAMVTHPECPCEKHTPIAAVCTHDGYMDFEILAESTTPLLDLDTLRLRDPVCRPAYKSPLNDRVRFHVPLNGCGTRHWFDGEQIHYENEVRALWTDLPLGRISRDSELRLTVICSFSNGDASLTVKVDNLSPPPSLVNQGSLSLVLLSYPEDSYRQPYREDQYPIVRYLRQPIFLEVQVLNRNDPNLHLVLDDCWATASQEPRSLPQWNIVVDGCEYDLDSYRTVFHPVGRGVSYANYRQRLEVKTFAFVSGDKALPGLVYFHCSVLICHRFHPDSPLCIPRCPRPSRSKRESGMAAVNSAVVSLGGPVLLMPEEWSAARGSTLLSKEAWAGIAMTAVGALSLATMLLFSAFLKCLKRRAYMVNVVH